The proteins below come from a single Nocardioides eburneiflavus genomic window:
- a CDS encoding HAD family hydrolase produces the protein MSDTPAPRLVATDLDGTLLDSGGRVSARTRAVLDELDAAGVPVVFTTGRPIRWMEELWEAVGGHGLAICSNGGIVYDVARREVRDFRAVPREVGVAIAETIRAAVPGTTFAIEHLAGWASEDAFPRHPDDRDSRRGAWESIYTDDVVKVLATHRELDAEDFWRRVDAAVGDLVTTTWSSTFALVEISAAGVTKATTLATVAAEMGLGPADVVAFGDMPNDLPMLEWAGTSYAMANAHPSVRDLADRLAPHHDEDGVATVLADLFGLPSGPSR, from the coding sequence ATGAGCGACACCCCGGCCCCGCGGCTGGTGGCGACGGACCTCGACGGGACGCTGCTCGACTCCGGGGGCCGGGTCTCGGCCCGCACCCGCGCGGTGCTCGACGAGCTCGACGCCGCCGGCGTGCCCGTCGTCTTCACCACCGGCCGGCCGATCCGGTGGATGGAGGAGCTCTGGGAGGCCGTCGGCGGGCACGGCCTCGCGATCTGCAGCAACGGGGGGATCGTGTACGACGTGGCGCGCCGCGAGGTGCGTGACTTCCGTGCGGTGCCACGGGAGGTGGGTGTCGCGATCGCCGAGACGATCCGTGCGGCCGTCCCGGGGACCACCTTCGCGATCGAGCACCTGGCGGGGTGGGCCAGCGAGGACGCCTTCCCCCGGCACCCCGACGACCGCGACTCACGGCGCGGCGCGTGGGAGTCGATCTACACCGACGACGTGGTGAAGGTGCTGGCGACGCACCGCGAGCTCGACGCGGAGGACTTCTGGCGGCGCGTCGACGCCGCCGTGGGCGACCTGGTGACCACGACCTGGTCGTCGACCTTCGCACTGGTCGAGATCAGCGCCGCGGGCGTCACCAAGGCCACCACGCTCGCCACAGTCGCCGCGGAGATGGGCCTCGGCCCCGCGGACGTGGTCGCCTTCGGCGACATGCCCAACGACCTGCCGATGCTGGAGTGGGCGGGCACGTCCTACGCGATGGCCAACGCGCACCCGTCGGTGCGCGACCTCGCCGACCGCCTCGCGCCGCACCACGACGAGGACGGCGTCGCGACGGTGCTGGCCGACCTCTTCGGCCTCCCGTCCGGTCCCT
- a CDS encoding DUF1905 domain-containing protein, whose amino-acid sequence MDAGLTFTAELWRWTARKESADSGAWCFVTLPADLADDVRERAGEPRGFGSVRVRARVGGTEWDTSVFPDAASGSFVLPVKKAVRTAAGVTEGDELTVTLTLRDGA is encoded by the coding sequence GTGGACGCGGGCCTCACCTTCACTGCCGAGCTGTGGCGGTGGACCGCGCGCAAGGAGTCCGCCGACTCCGGTGCCTGGTGCTTCGTCACCCTCCCCGCCGACCTCGCCGACGACGTGCGCGAGCGCGCCGGCGAGCCGCGCGGCTTCGGCTCCGTGCGCGTACGGGCGCGGGTGGGCGGGACGGAGTGGGACACGAGCGTCTTCCCCGACGCGGCGTCCGGCAGCTTCGTGCTGCCGGTGAAGAAGGCCGTCCGCACGGCCGCCGGGGTGACCGAGGGCGACGAGCTCACTGTCACCCTCACCCTCCGGGACGGCGCATGA